A region from the Musa acuminata AAA Group cultivar baxijiao chromosome BXJ1-10, Cavendish_Baxijiao_AAA, whole genome shotgun sequence genome encodes:
- the LOC103969685 gene encoding uncharacterized protein LOC103969685: MAARTIRRRLHHGDIDGKRNEYSDSSGFDALNEPLLGNNNHGGHYNYKGCDDGGEQDWDDKKKEINLHWTRLFANLIAQWSQWLANIILGSGSVLGRFLPISSIASNEQDDPICLCPLQEERYRNLRLRVEVQFDGSRMDHQDALKQLWRLAYPDREIPPLKSELWKEMGWQGCDPSTDFRGGGYISLENLIFFAKNYPNSFQTLLHKTEGRRADWEYPFAVAGVNISFMLIQMLDLQSVLPSSKAGVRFLELLGEDEKAFDNLYCIAFRMLDAQWLAKRASYMEFNEVLKSTRNQLERELALEDITCVKDLPAYNMLM, encoded by the exons ATGGCAGCAAGAACCATTAGAAGGCGGCTCCATCATGGAGATATTGACGGGAAGAGAAATGAGTATTCAGACTCATCAGGATTTGATGCCCTAAATGAACCTTTGCTTGGGAATAACAACCATGGAGGCCACTATAACTATAAG GGATGTGATGATGGAGGTGAACAAGATTGGGATGACAAAAAGAAGGAAATAAACCTTCACTGGACACGTCTTTTCGCCAATTTGATTGCTCAATGGTCTCAGTGGTTAG CAAATATTATCCTTGGCTCTGGGTCGGTTTTAGGAAGGTTCTTACCTATCTCTTCCATCGCTTCAAATGAACAAGATGACCCAATTTGTCTTTGTCCCTTGCAG GAAGAACGTTACAGAAATTTGCGGCTGAGGGTGGAGGTCCAGTTTGATGGTTCTCGAATGGATCATCAA GATGCCCTGAAACAGCTATGGCGTCTAGCCTATCCTGATCGAGAAATTCCTCCTCTTAAATCTGAATTATGGAAGGAAATGGGTTGGCAAGGGTGTGACCCATCAACAGATTTCAG GGGTGGTGGATATATATCATTGGAAAACCTCATCTTTTTTGCCAAAAACTACCCG AATTCATTCCAAACTCTGTTGCACAAAACAGAAGGTAGAAGGGCTGATTGGGAATATCCTTTTGCCGTAGCCGGTGTTAATATATCATTCATGTTGATACAGATGCTAGACTTGCAATCAG TCTTGCCATCTTCTAAAGCAGGAGTTCGGTTCCTGGAACTGCTTGGGGAAGATGAAAAAGCATTTGATAACCTCTACTGCATAGCTTTTCGCATGCTGGATGCTCAGTGGCTCGCAAAGCGTGCATCTTATATGGAGTTTAAT GAGGTTTTGAAGTCTACAAGAAATCAGTTGGAGCGTGAACTTGCCTTGGAAGACATCACCTGTGTAAAGGACTTGCCGGCTTACAACATGTTGATGTGA
- the LOC103969684 gene encoding plasma membrane ATPase, with the protein MGGDKASSLEDLRNEAVDLERIPIEEVFEQLQCTKEGLTSEEGANRIQIFGQNKLEEKKESKVLKFLGFMWNPLSWVMEMAAIMAIALANGGGKPPDWEDFVGIVILLVINSTISFIEENNAGNAAAALMARLAPKTKVLRDGTWCEQDAAILVPGDIISIKLGDIIPADARLLEGDPLKIDQSALTGESLPVTKNPGDEVYSGSTCKQGEIEAVVIATGVHSFFGKAAHLVDSTNQVGHFQKVLTSIGNFCICSIAIGIVIEIIVMYPIQHRSYRDGIDNLLVLLIGGIPIAMPTVLSVTMAIGSHKLSQQGAITKRMTAIEEMAGMDVLCSDKTGTLTLNKLSVDKSLIEVFAKGVDKDHVVLLAARASRTENQDAIDAAMVGMLSDPKEARAGIREVHFFPFNPVDKRTALTYVDEDGNWNRVSKGAPEQIMNLCNCKEDIRKRVHTVIDKFAERGLRSLGVARQEVPERSRESHGGPWQFVGLLPLFDPPRHDSAETIRKALDLGVNVKMITGDQLAIAKETGRRLGMGTNMYPSSSLLGQHNDETLAALPVDELIEKADGFAGVFPEHKYEIVRKLQERKHICGMTGDGVNDAPALKKADIGIAVSDATDAARSASDIVLTEPGLSVIISAVLTSRAIFQRMKNYTIYAVSITIRIVLGFMLIALIWKFDFSPFMVLIIAILNDGTIMTISKDRVKPSPLPDSWKLKEIFATGIVLGTYLALMTVLFFWAMKETDFFSDKFHVRSLRERDHEMMTALYLQVSIISQALIFVTRSRSWSFLERPGHLLCGAFVVAQLVATLIAVYANWGFAKIKGCGWGWAGIIWLYSFITFIPLDWIKFSIRYILSGKAWDSLFERRTAFTTKKDYGREEREAQWAIAQRTLHGLQPPETTNLFSDKSSYRELSEIAEKAKRRAEIARLRELHTLKGHVESVVKLKGLDIDSIQQHYTV; encoded by the exons ATGGGCGGAGACAAAGCTTCCAGCTTGGAGGACCTCAGGAACGAGGCTGTTGATCTG GAAAGAATTCCCATAGAAGAAGTGTTCGAGCAGCTCCAATGTACCAAAGAGGGTCTGACGTCGGAGGAGGGAGCCAACCGGATTCAGATCTTTGGGCAAAACAAGCTCGAAGAGAAGAAG GAAAGCAAAGTCCTCAAGTTTCTCGGGTTCATGTGGAACCCCCTCTCATGGGTCATGGAGATGGCTGCCATCATGGCCATTGCCCTCGCCAACGGTGGAGGGAAGCCCCCGGACTGGGAAGACTTCGTCGGAATTGTCATTCTGCTGGTCATCAACTCCACCATATCCTTCATCGAAGAGAACAACGCCGGGAACGCCGCCGCTGCTCTCATGGCTCGTCTGGCTCCGAAAACAAAG GTGCTCAGAGATGGCACCTGGTGCGAGCAGGACGCCGCAATTCTGGTGCCCGGAGACATCATCAGCATCAAACTGGGAGATATCATCCCGGCCGACGCGCGCCTGCTCGAGGGAGACCCGTTGAAGATCGATCAGTCTGCTCTCACCGGAGAATCCCTCCCCGTCACGAAGAATCCCGGGGACGAGGTGTACTCCGGTTCAACTTGCAAGCAAGGCGAGATTGAGGCCGTCGTCATTGCCACCGGCGTGCACTCCTTCTTCGGCAAGGCAGCTCACCTGGTGGACAGCACCAACCAGGTCGGCCACTTCCAAAAGGTCCTGACATCCATCGGAAACTTCTGCATCTGCTCCATCGCGATCGGCATCGTCATCGAGATCATCGTCATGTACCCGATCCAGCACAGGTCGTACCGGGATGGGATCGACAACCTGTTGGTCCTCCTGATCGGAGGAATTCCGATCGCCATGCCCACCGTCTTGTCCGTCACCATGGCCATCGGGTCGCATAAGCTGTCCCAACAAGGCGCCATCACAAAGAGGATGACTGCCATCGAGGAAATGGCTGGAATGGATGTCCTCTGCAGCGACAAAACCGGCACGCTCACCCTCAACAAGCTCAGCGTCGACAAAAGCCTGATCGAAGTGTTCGCGAAAGGTGTCGATAAAGATCACGTGGTCTTACTGGCCGCGAGAGCGTCGAGGACGGAGAATCAGGACGCCATCGATGCTGCCATGGTCGGCATGCTTTCAGACCCAAAGGAG GCAAGAGCAGGAATCCGGGAAGTGCACTTCTTTCCCTTCaatcctgttgacaagagaacagcGCTGACTTACGTTGATGAGGACGGCAATTGGAATCGTGTCAGCAAAGGCGCTCCTGAGCAG ATCATGAACCTCTGCAACTGCAAGGAGGACATCCGGAAAAGAGTTCACACGGTGATCGACAAGTTCGCAGAACGCGGGCTTCGATCGTTGGGCGTGGCAAGACAG GAAGTTCCTGAGAGGAGCAGAGAGAGTCATGGTGGCCCATGGCAATTCGTCGGCTTACTGCCTCTCTTCGATCCCCCGAGGCATGACAGCGCCGAGACCATTCGGAAGGCTCTCGACCTCGGCGTCAACGTGAAGATGATCACTG GTGATCAACTAGCGATAGCGAAGGAGACAGGGCGAAGGCTTGGGATGGGCACCAACATGTATCCTTCCTCTTCACTGCTCGGGCAGCACAATGATGAGACGCTCGCTGCACTTCCGGTGGACGAATTGATCGAGAAGGCTGATGGATTTGCAGGAGTTTTCCCAG AGCACAAGTACGAAATCGTGAGGAAGTTGCAAGAAAGGAAGCACATATGTGGGATGACAGGAGACGGCGTGAACGATGCTCCGGCCCTGAAGAAGGCTGACATAGGTATCGCGGTTTCTGATGCCACGGATGCAGCAAGAAGTGCTTCCGACATCGTTCTTACTGAACCTGGCCTCAGTGTCATCATCAGTGCAGTTCTCACCAGCAGAGCCATCTTCCAGAGGATGAAGAACTATACG ATCTACGCTGTTTCGATTACCATTCGTATCGTA CTTGGTTTCATGCTTATTGCGCTGATATGGAAATTCGACTTCTCCCCCTTCATGGTTCTGATCATTGCCATACTCAATGACG GAACCATCATGACGATCTCCAAAGACCGTGTGAAGCCATCTCCATTGCCGGACAGTTGGAAGCTGAAAGAGATATTTGCCACCGGCATCGTGCTGGGGACTTACTTGGCCTTGATGACTGTCCTCTTCTTCTGGGCCATGAAAGAGACCGACTTCTTCTCG GATAAGTTCCATGTTCGATcgctgagagagagagaccacGAGATGATGACGGCTCTGTACCTGCAAGTCAGCATCATCAGCCAGGCCCTCATCTTTGTCACCCGCTCTCGCAGTTGGTCCTTCCTCGAACGCCCCGGACATCTACTGTGCGGTGCCTTTGTGGTAGCTCAACTG GTTGCGACTCTGATAGCTGTTTACGCCAACTGGGGCTTTGCAAAGATCAAAGGCTGTGGGTGGGGATGGGCGGGAATCATATGGCTCTACAGCTTCATCACCTTCATCCCACTCGACTGGATTAAGTTCTCGATACGCTACATTCTAAGTGGAAAGGCCTGGGACTCCCTGTTTGAGCGGAGG ACTGCCTTCACCACGAAGAAGGATTATGGAAGAGAGGAGAGGGAAGCTCAGTGGGCAATCGCTCAGCGAACACTGCACGGCCTCCAGCCTCCTGAGACGACAAACCTATTCTCCGACAAGAGCAGCTACCGCGAGCTCTCCGAGATCGCTGAGAAGGCCAAACGACGAGCTGAGATCGCGAG GCTGAGAGAGCTGCACACTCTCAAAGGTCATGTGGAATCAGTGGTCAAGTTGAAGGGGCTTGACATCGACTCCATCCAACAGCATTACACGGTTTAG
- the LOC135594714 gene encoding flowering-promoting factor 1-like protein 3, translating into MSGVWVFKNGVLRRVENPSGGEPGGGLRRKVLVHLPTDEVVTSLAMLESELAELGWERYPSTPDLIQFHKRSSVHLISVPRDFSRFTSVHMYDIVVKCRNVFEVRDA; encoded by the coding sequence ATGTCGGGTGTGTGGGTGTTCAAGAACGGCGTCCTGCGGCGTGTGGAGAACCCGAGCGGCGGCGAGCCCGGCGGCGGTCTCCGTCGTAAGGTTCTGGTCCACCTCCCCACCGACGAGGTGGTGACCTCGCTGGCGATGCTGGAGAGCGAGCTGGCGGAGCTGGGATGGGAGCGGTACCCGAGCACTCCCGACCTGATCCAGTTCCACAAGCGCTCCTCGGTGCACCTCATCTCCGTGCCCCGGGACTTCTCCCGGTTCACGTCCGTGCACATGTACGACATTGTGGTCAAGTGCAGGAACGTCTTCGAGGTGCGTGATGCATAA
- the LOC135594715 gene encoding anther-specific proline-rich protein APG-like translates to MPREAPPPPPVIGKAGRYTVFITPPRAPKPSDAPSVNPQAASPVKVAPLPRKATPSPPPPPPVQVPPMQFEKPSTKSSGSVFGFLWDAIAKVQDAHSSLDEYLADWFGLNQSKYQWALNDYYENNGKEKESGKGGKPKDLVSKEQAL, encoded by the exons ATGCCGCGAGaggccccgccgccgccgccagtgATCGGTAAGGCCGGGAGGTACACCGTGTTCATCACCCCGCCGCGCGCCCCCAAACCCTCCGATGCTCCGAGCGTGAATCCGCAGGCCGCCAGCCCTGTAAAGGTGGCTCCTTTGCCGCGGAAGGCTACCCCTTCGCCACCACCTCCGCCTCCGGTGCAGGTTCCACCCATGCAGTTCGAGAAGCCGTCGACCAAGTCATCGGGATCCGTGTTCGGGTTCCTCTGGGACGCCATCGCCAAAGTCCAAGATG CGCATTCCAGCCTCGATGAGTACTTGGCGGACTGGTTCGGGTTGAACCAGTCCAAGTATCAGTGGGCGTTGAACGATTACTACGAGAACAACGGAAAG GAGAAGGAAAGTGGTAAAGGTGGTAAACCAAAGGATCTTGTTAGCAAAGAGCAAGCTCTCTGA
- the LOC135594713 gene encoding rust resistance kinase Lr10-like yields MSTSDSSTYNKVSPAVTVLATTGIIAGGAALIVIAILIIKCVEKTKQQSVSAEEQLPTVSATSSHGSTLRKDVTVDMEPIYKFLEDIEKERPVRFTPHHLVHFTNNYAEKLGSGGFGVVYRGRFPNGVKVAVKVLHGTTTSDKRTEEQFMAEIGTICRTSHANLVRLYGFCFDKITKALVYEYMEKGSLDQYLFNHNDRIEWGKLREIAIGAAKAIRYLHEEHERSVVHYDIKPGNILLDADFTPRVSDLGLAKLCDRGDIPVTLTGARGTPGYAAPELWMPMPVTHKCDVYSFGMVLFEILGRRRNLDVRRGERQEWYPRWAWQKHEQGDLESVIADSGVEYKYQDKARTMCRVALLCVQHHPESRPSMNSVVRMLEEEEEIIAMPSSSASSQSPWSFGAVEGSNSRGSVTGSSRS; encoded by the exons ATGTCGACTTCGGACTCATCAACCTACAACAAAGTCTCTCCTGCGGTCACTGTTCTTGCCACCA CCGGCATAATCGCAGGAGGAGCAGCACTCATTGTCATAGCTATTCTAATCATAAAATGTGTGGAGAAAACCAAACAGCAGTCGGTCTCTGCAGAAGAGCAACTACCCACCGTCAGCGCAACTAGTTCCCATGGCTCTACCTTGAGGAAGGACGTGACCGTAGACATGGAGCCCATCTACAAGTTCCTTGAAGACATCGAGAAGGAGAGGCCCGTGAGGTTTACCCCTCATCATCTGGTGCACTTCACCAATAACTACGCAGAGAAACTTGGCTCAGGAGGTTTCGGAGTGGTCTACAGAGGTCGGTTCCCCAATGGAGTGAAGGTGGCGGTGAAGGTCCTCCATGGAACCACGACCTCGGATAAGAGAACTGAGGAGCAGTTCATGGCGGAAATCGGCACCATCTGCAGAACTTCCCATGCCAATCTGGTGAGGCTCTACGGATTCTGCTTCGACAAGATAACCAAAGCATTGGTCTACGAGTACATGGAGAAGGGGTCGCTGGATCAGTACCTGTTCAACCACAACGACAGGATCGAGTGGGGAAAGCTACGGGAGATCGCAATTGGGGCGGCCAAGGCGATCCGATACCTGCACGAGGAGCACGAGCGGTCGGTAGTGCACTACGACATCAAGCCTGGAAACATACTTCTCGACGCGGACTTCACCCCGAGGGTCTCCGACCTCGGGTTGGCCAAACTGTGCGACCGTGGCGACATCCCCGTCACGCTGACCGGAGCCAGGGGGACGCCGGGATACGCTGCCCCGGAGCTGTGGATGCCAATGCCGGTGACTCACAAGTGCGACGTGTACAGCTTTGGGATGGTTCTGTTCGAGATCCTggggaggaggagaaacctcgaCGTCCGGCGAGGGGAGAGACAGGAGTGGTACCCCAGATGGGCATGGCAGAAGCATGAGCAAGGAGATCTGGAGAGCGTGATTGCGGATTCTGGAGTGGAGTACAAGTACCAGGACAAGGCCAGGACGATGTGCAGAGTGGCACTGCTGTGTGTGCAGCACCACCCTGAAAGCAGACCTTCGATGAACAGTGTCGTAAGGATgctggaagaggaagaagagatcatCGCCATGCCTTCCTCAAGTGCTTCGAGCCAAAGTCCATGGAGTTTTGGGGCAGTGGAAGGCTCAAACAGCAGAGGAAGTGTCACAGGCAGCAGTAGATCGTAG